From a single bacterium genomic region:
- the gyrA gene encoding DNA gyrase subunit A, producing MAGDEKIITQRIEAEMEASYLDYAMSVIVSRALPDVRDGLKPVQRRILYGAHEMGLPPDRPYKKCARIVGDVMGRYHPHGDVPVYEALVRMAQDFSFRYPLIDGQGNFGSVDGDPPGAMRYTEARLSRMAMELLADIDKETVPFEPNFDQTLRQPVVLPSRVPNLLMNGASGIAVGMATNIPPHNLGELVDALAALIDTPELPDEALLKTVKGPDFPTGGLILGRDGIRQAYLEGRGSIVIRAKTTIEELRGGRLAVIVTELPYMVNKAACIERIAQLVRDKKLNGVSDLRDESDRRGMRIVIELRRDVNPQIVQNQLFKHTQLQTTFGTIMLALVDGVPRVLTLRQMLTHYIEHRKTVVTRRTEFELRKAKARAHILEGLKIALRHLDEVIALIRRAKDVPSARAGLMKQFKLSETQADAILDMRLQRLTALERDKIDEEYKELIKAIAGYEDILKNPRRLMAIINGELAEVKTKFGDDRRTKITGKDAEFEEEDLIPDADVVLTLTHQGYIKRLLLDTYRRQSRGGRGVMGMETKEEDYVEIVSVTTNHAFVLFFTNRGKVYRVKAYDVPEAGRTAKGTNVVNLISLAQGERVTEIIPIRSFEDTGYLFFATAGGYVKRTGLMEFLNAKRAGIVTITLDKGDELIGVRLTDGKQEVVLASRRGQAIRFKEANVREMGRAAHGVRGMRLGKDDAVVGMATSDGGEDLLVVTELGLGKRTPLRDYRLQSRGGGGVKNIRLTPKTGSVVGVRAVRDGDEVLVITARGIVSRLSVGGIPKQGRAAQGVRIKRLDAGDRVSAIAPIVTREDAAEA from the coding sequence ATGGCCGGGGACGAGAAGATCATCACGCAGCGCATCGAGGCCGAGATGGAGGCCTCGTACCTTGATTACGCGATGTCCGTCATCGTCAGCCGCGCGCTGCCGGACGTGCGCGACGGGCTCAAACCGGTGCAGCGCCGCATTCTGTACGGCGCGCACGAAATGGGGCTCCCGCCCGACCGGCCCTACAAGAAGTGCGCGCGCATCGTCGGCGACGTCATGGGCCGCTACCATCCGCACGGCGACGTCCCGGTGTACGAGGCCCTCGTACGAATGGCCCAGGACTTCAGCTTCCGCTATCCTCTGATCGACGGCCAGGGCAACTTCGGCAGCGTGGACGGCGACCCGCCGGGGGCGATGCGCTACACCGAGGCCCGGCTGTCGCGCATGGCGATGGAGCTGCTGGCCGATATCGACAAAGAAACCGTCCCGTTCGAGCCCAACTTCGACCAGACGCTCCGGCAGCCGGTGGTGCTGCCGAGCCGCGTGCCGAACCTCCTCATGAACGGCGCGAGCGGCATCGCGGTCGGCATGGCGACCAATATCCCGCCGCACAACCTCGGCGAGCTGGTCGATGCGCTCGCCGCGTTGATCGACACGCCGGAGCTGCCGGATGAGGCCCTGCTCAAGACCGTGAAGGGACCCGACTTCCCGACCGGCGGCCTGATCCTCGGCCGGGACGGCATCAGGCAGGCGTACCTCGAGGGCCGCGGCAGCATCGTCATCCGTGCCAAGACGACGATCGAGGAGTTGCGCGGCGGCCGCCTGGCGGTCATCGTGACCGAGCTGCCCTACATGGTGAACAAAGCGGCGTGCATCGAGCGGATCGCCCAGCTGGTGCGCGACAAGAAGCTCAACGGCGTGTCCGACCTCCGGGACGAGAGCGACCGGCGCGGGATGCGGATCGTCATCGAGCTGCGCCGCGACGTGAACCCGCAGATCGTCCAGAACCAGCTGTTCAAGCACACGCAGCTGCAGACGACGTTCGGGACCATCATGCTCGCCCTCGTCGACGGCGTGCCGCGGGTGCTGACGCTGCGGCAGATGCTCACGCACTACATCGAGCACCGCAAGACCGTCGTCACCCGCCGCACCGAGTTCGAGCTGCGCAAGGCCAAGGCGCGGGCCCACATCCTGGAAGGGCTCAAGATCGCGCTCAGGCATCTCGACGAGGTCATCGCGCTGATTCGCCGCGCCAAGGACGTCCCGTCGGCGCGCGCCGGCCTCATGAAGCAGTTCAAGCTCAGCGAGACGCAGGCCGACGCGATCCTCGACATGCGCCTCCAGCGGCTGACGGCCCTCGAGCGCGACAAGATCGACGAGGAGTACAAGGAGCTCATCAAAGCGATCGCGGGCTACGAGGACATCCTCAAGAATCCCCGCCGGCTCATGGCGATCATCAACGGCGAGCTGGCCGAGGTGAAGACGAAGTTCGGCGACGACCGCCGCACCAAAATCACCGGCAAGGACGCGGAGTTCGAAGAAGAGGACCTCATTCCCGACGCCGACGTCGTCCTCACCCTGACGCACCAGGGCTACATCAAGCGGCTGCTGCTCGACACCTACCGCCGGCAGAGCCGGGGGGGCCGGGGCGTCATGGGGATGGAGACGAAGGAAGAGGACTACGTCGAGATCGTCTCCGTGACGACGAACCACGCGTTCGTGCTCTTCTTCACCAACCGCGGCAAGGTGTATCGCGTCAAGGCGTACGACGTGCCGGAGGCCGGCCGCACCGCGAAGGGCACCAACGTCGTCAACCTGATCAGCCTCGCGCAGGGCGAGCGCGTCACGGAGATCATCCCGATCCGCTCGTTCGAGGACACGGGGTACCTCTTCTTCGCCACCGCCGGCGGGTACGTCAAGCGGACCGGACTGATGGAGTTCCTGAACGCGAAGCGGGCCGGGATCGTGACGATTACGCTGGACAAAGGCGACGAGTTGATCGGCGTCCGGCTCACGGACGGCAAGCAGGAAGTCGTGCTGGCCAGCCGGCGCGGCCAGGCGATCCGTTTCAAGGAGGCGAACGTGCGCGAGATGGGACGCGCCGCGCACGGCGTCCGCGGCATGCGGCTCGGCAAGGACGACGCGGTCGTCGGCATGGCGACGAGCGACGGCGGGGAAGACCTGCTGGTTGTGACGGAGCTGGGCCTCGGCAAGCGGACGCCGCTTCGGGACTACCGGCTGCAGTCGCGCGGCGGCGGCGGAGTGAAGAACATTCGGCTCACTCCGAAGACGGGATCCGTGGTCGGGGTCCGCGCGGTGCGCGACGGCGACGAGGTGCTGGTCATCACCGCGCGCGGGATCGTGAGCCGGTTGAGCGTGGGCGGGATCCCGAAGCAGGGGCGCGCGGCGCAGGGCGTGCGGATCAAGCGGCTGGACGCCGGCGATCGCGTGTCCGCGATCGCGCCGATCGTGACGCGCGAGGACGCCGCGGAAGCGTAG
- the gyrB gene encoding DNA topoisomerase (ATP-hydrolyzing) subunit B — protein MDHSTYDAQQIQVLEGLEGVRRRPGMYVGSTGSRGLHHLVFEVVDNSVDEALAGFCGRIDVVIRKEGSVTVSDDGRGIPVDNVPKVGRPAVEVVMTMLHAGGKFGGGGYKISGGLHGVGVSVVNALSEWLEVEVQREGHKYSQRFERGRRVTPLRVTGKSAKTGTSVTFKADPDIFDETEYEAKIIAERLDELAYLNAGLVLTLLDERSGDRQEFVHKGGIAELVAAQNKNKEGLSRPIAIRGTREGVEVEAAIQYNAGYLEHVYTYVNTINTTEGGTHLVGFRSALTRMINDYARRQGLIKNGEITIQGEDVREGLTAALSVKLPEPQFEGQTKTKLGNPEVKGIVESVVGEALGEYLETHPGDARRMVAKAIQAARAREAARQARELVRRKNALDVSTLPGKLADCAEKDPTKCELFVVEGESAGGSAKAGRDRQFQAILPIQGKILNVEKARQDKMLGHVEIRALITAIGTGIDKEFAFDKRRYDRVILMADADVDGAHIRTLLLTFLYRYMPQLLQHGKVFIAQPPLYLITAGKERHYAYSDDERDEVTKQLAKRGAHFEVQRYKGLAEMNPEQLWETTMNPSTRTLMQVELDEADMNGTGPVDQVFKTLMGDEVEPRRQFIQRKAKEVRNLDI, from the coding sequence ATGGATCACAGCACATACGACGCGCAGCAGATTCAGGTTCTCGAGGGGCTGGAGGGGGTCCGCCGGCGCCCCGGCATGTATGTCGGCAGCACCGGCAGTCGCGGGCTGCACCACCTGGTGTTCGAAGTCGTCGACAACAGCGTCGACGAAGCGCTGGCCGGCTTCTGCGGCCGGATCGACGTCGTCATCCGCAAGGAGGGCAGCGTCACCGTCTCCGACGATGGGCGCGGCATTCCGGTCGACAACGTCCCGAAGGTCGGCCGGCCCGCGGTCGAGGTCGTGATGACGATGCTGCACGCCGGCGGTAAGTTCGGCGGCGGCGGCTACAAGATCTCCGGCGGCCTGCACGGTGTCGGCGTCTCGGTGGTCAACGCCCTGTCCGAGTGGCTGGAGGTCGAGGTCCAGCGGGAGGGACACAAGTACAGTCAGCGGTTCGAGCGGGGACGCCGCGTCACGCCCTTGCGCGTGACCGGCAAGTCGGCGAAGACCGGGACGAGCGTGACGTTCAAGGCCGATCCCGACATCTTCGACGAGACTGAGTACGAAGCGAAGATCATCGCCGAACGCCTCGACGAACTGGCCTACCTGAATGCCGGGCTCGTGCTCACGCTGCTCGACGAGCGGTCGGGCGACCGCCAGGAGTTCGTGCACAAGGGCGGCATCGCCGAGCTGGTGGCGGCGCAGAACAAGAACAAGGAAGGACTCAGCAGGCCGATCGCCATCCGCGGTACGCGCGAAGGCGTCGAGGTCGAGGCCGCGATCCAGTACAACGCCGGGTATCTCGAGCACGTCTACACGTACGTCAATACGATCAACACGACGGAAGGCGGCACGCATCTCGTCGGCTTTCGCTCGGCGCTGACGCGCATGATCAACGACTACGCGCGCCGCCAGGGGCTGATCAAGAACGGCGAGATCACCATCCAGGGCGAGGATGTCCGGGAGGGACTGACGGCCGCGCTGTCGGTGAAGCTGCCCGAGCCCCAGTTCGAGGGACAGACGAAGACCAAGCTCGGCAACCCCGAGGTGAAGGGGATCGTCGAATCGGTGGTCGGCGAGGCCCTCGGCGAGTACCTCGAGACGCACCCCGGCGACGCGCGCCGGATGGTGGCGAAGGCGATCCAGGCGGCGCGGGCCCGCGAGGCCGCGCGCCAGGCCCGCGAGCTGGTGCGCCGCAAGAACGCGCTCGACGTGAGCACCCTGCCGGGCAAGCTCGCCGACTGCGCGGAGAAGGATCCGACCAAGTGCGAGCTGTTCGTCGTCGAGGGCGAGTCGGCCGGCGGCAGCGCGAAGGCCGGCCGCGACCGGCAGTTTCAGGCGATCCTGCCGATCCAGGGCAAGATCCTGAACGTCGAGAAGGCGCGCCAGGACAAGATGCTCGGGCACGTCGAAATCCGGGCGCTCATCACCGCGATCGGCACGGGCATCGACAAGGAGTTCGCGTTCGACAAGCGCCGCTACGACCGCGTCATCCTCATGGCGGACGCCGACGTCGACGGCGCCCACATCCGGACGCTGCTGCTGACGTTCCTGTACCGGTACATGCCGCAGCTGCTCCAGCACGGCAAGGTTTTTATCGCCCAGCCGCCGCTGTACCTGATCACCGCCGGCAAGGAGCGGCACTACGCCTACTCCGACGACGAGCGCGACGAGGTGACGAAGCAGCTCGCGAAGCGCGGCGCGCACTTCGAGGTCCAGCGCTACAAGGGTCTGGCCGAGATGAACCCGGAGCAGCTGTGGGAAACGACGATGAATCCCTCGACCCGCACGTTGATGCAGGTCGAGCTCGACGAGGCCGATATGAACGGCACGGGCCCGGTCGATCAGGTGTTTAAGACGCTCATGGGCGACGAGGTCGAGCCGCGCCGGCAGTTCATTCAGAGGAAGGCCAAGGAAGTCCGCAACCTGGACATCTGA
- a CDS encoding extracellular matrix/biofilm biosynthesis regulator RemA family protein, with translation MYVHVGGDVVLLIPDIVGIFDARMMEGSADNERFMERARAQGRMRVEVPHRDRKAIVVTTGGVYQSAISPVTLVRRVTNAGEELRRPDG, from the coding sequence GTGTACGTCCACGTCGGCGGTGACGTCGTACTCCTGATACCGGATATCGTCGGCATTTTCGACGCGCGGATGATGGAGGGAAGCGCCGACAACGAGCGATTTATGGAGCGCGCGCGAGCCCAGGGCCGGATGCGGGTCGAGGTGCCGCACCGCGACCGCAAGGCGATCGTCGTGACCACGGGAGGCGTCTACCAGTCTGCGATCTCCCCCGTAACCCTCGTGCGGCGGGTTACCAATGCCGGGGAGGAGCTGCGCCGCCCCGATGGGTGA
- a CDS encoding DUF721 domain-containing protein: MYALKELLGDALSALIGPRRARLGGVLDAWPEVIGEVRACHARALGVRGHTLIVATDHSAVYYELGMQRASLIEALNARAGDRVITEIHLTMRPLGASGGEPAAGGEGPPPAGG; the protein is encoded by the coding sequence ATGTACGCGCTTAAGGAGTTGCTCGGCGACGCGTTGTCGGCGCTGATCGGGCCGCGGCGCGCGCGGCTGGGCGGAGTTCTGGATGCGTGGCCCGAGGTCATTGGAGAGGTGCGGGCCTGTCACGCCCGGGCGCTCGGCGTTCGCGGCCACACGCTGATCGTTGCGACGGACCATTCGGCCGTCTATTACGAGCTCGGTATGCAGCGGGCGTCGCTGATCGAGGCGCTCAACGCTCGGGCCGGCGATCGAGTCATTACCGAGATTCACCTGACGATGCGGCCGCTGGGTGCTTCGGGCGGTGAGCCGGCCGCCGGCGGCGAGGGACCGCCGCCCGCCGGGGGTTGA
- the recF gene encoding DNA replication/repair protein RecF encodes MWLAELRLRDFRNYGRADLVFDSGMTVLIGANAQGKSNLLESVYTAAMGRSPRASADTDLIRFGQDRAYVRAEVRGPRADTLEIAVDRTTGEKRTKVNGVAVQRGQLLGRLGVVFAGPLDDDVVRGAPGARRRLLDAALSQASPSYYFTLTRYLRVVRQRNRLLAEGAGSAALEPWDEQFVALGATVVERRRGFVRALAARAASRHARIAAGAERLDAVYVCTADDHPAGAGANESGGPVPRAADAKALARALAARRGEELRRRTSLIGPHRDDLRITVNGIDLRVFGSRGQQHTAALSLRLGEAELLRDELGTWPVLLLDDVLADLDPARQITLLRELAEPQVLLTHTVAPLPAGVSLRTLIVRGGTVAAGADVRA; translated from the coding sequence TTGTGGCTCGCTGAACTCAGGCTTCGCGATTTCCGCAACTACGGCCGCGCCGACCTGGTGTTCGACTCCGGCATGACGGTACTCATCGGAGCGAACGCGCAGGGGAAGAGCAATCTTCTGGAGAGCGTGTATACCGCCGCGATGGGCCGGAGTCCGCGTGCGTCGGCCGACACCGATCTGATCCGATTTGGGCAGGACCGGGCGTACGTCCGGGCCGAGGTGCGCGGTCCGCGTGCGGACACGCTCGAAATCGCGGTCGACCGCACCACCGGCGAGAAACGGACGAAGGTGAACGGTGTGGCCGTGCAGCGGGGGCAATTACTTGGGCGGTTGGGCGTCGTGTTTGCCGGTCCGTTGGACGATGACGTGGTTCGGGGAGCGCCCGGTGCGAGACGCCGCTTGTTGGACGCGGCGTTGAGCCAGGCGAGCCCATCGTATTACTTTACGCTGACCCGGTACCTGCGCGTCGTGCGGCAGCGCAACCGGCTGTTGGCCGAGGGCGCCGGGAGTGCGGCGCTCGAGCCGTGGGACGAGCAGTTCGTCGCGCTGGGCGCGACGGTAGTGGAGCGCCGGCGCGGGTTCGTGCGGGCGCTCGCCGCGCGGGCCGCGTCGCGGCACGCGCGCATCGCGGCCGGCGCGGAGCGGCTGGACGCGGTGTATGTCTGCACCGCCGACGACCACCCTGCGGGGGCCGGCGCGAACGAAAGCGGCGGGCCCGTCCCGCGTGCCGCCGACGCGAAGGCGTTGGCGCGGGCGCTGGCGGCACGCCGAGGGGAGGAGCTGCGCCGGCGGACCAGCCTGATCGGACCGCACCGCGACGACCTCCGCATCACCGTCAACGGCATCGATCTCCGTGTTTTCGGGTCGCGCGGCCAGCAGCATACCGCCGCGTTGAGCCTGCGACTCGGCGAGGCGGAGTTGCTGCGCGACGAACTCGGGACCTGGCCCGTTCTGCTGCTGGACGACGTGCTGGCCGATCTCGATCCTGCCCGGCAGATCACGCTGCTGCGCGAACTCGCAGAACCGCAGGTGCTGCTGACGCACACCGTCGCTCCGCTCCCCGCCGGTGTTTCCCTCCGGACCTTGATCGTCCGCGGTGGAACAGTCGCCGCCGGCGCCGATGTACGCGCTTAA